One window from the genome of Poecilia reticulata strain Guanapo linkage group LG9, Guppy_female_1.0+MT, whole genome shotgun sequence encodes:
- the ankrd13a gene encoding ankyrin repeat domain-containing protein 13A yields the protein MSTASISEDIREKFPLHSAVWENDYRKLEQQIRLQQNDIEAVDPRGRTPLHLAVSLGHLELVRVLLKHGASVTKENAKHWTVLQEAVSTGDPEMVQLVLQRRDYLKASTALGGVPELLLKIKESPDFYMEMKWEFTSWIPLLSRICPSDVCRIWKSGASLRVDATLLGFDNMTWIRGRRSYIFKGDDSHAELMEVNHDDGVVDTERFNISQEMEEVTLESMQPAEQEVAKRLTTPIVNTFLDTKDIAFERCKSGILGWRTDKTESVNGFEAKVFSVNNVNVVIRTRTEHLTDEEKARIKSERNVLESLLGTVEQHISAQGNLTLEYATATNPTAITPEEYFNPDFDLGDRDIGRPIELTIRTQKFKGTLWMSEEHPLSLVEQVSPIIDLMARTSSHFARLRDFVTLKFPPGFPVKIEIPLFHVLNARITFGNVNKCRTEEEAAATPTSSEESDEVATATTPFQVCPSVFEVPPNYHRRGGSRHTPMSNNDDELLQYAIHQSLLDSQRGSGEVSWDDANGEFSHPMTGSHSDGSIPEGLLVEIGDSVSPASSPSSSSHDSDLRLAMELSARAQEEDERMRKREDEELERILQLSLTEK from the exons ATGTCCACGGCTAGCATTAGCGAAGACATCCGAGAGAAGTTTCCCCTTCATTCCGCAGTTTGGGAGAACGACTACAGGAAATTGGAACAGCAAATACGATTACAACAG aatgacATCGAGGCCGTTGACCCCCGGGGTCGGACACCTTTGCACCTGGCAGTGTCGCTCGGACACCTGGAGTTGGTCAGAGTTCTTCTGAAACACGGTGCTTCAGTGACTAAAGAGAATGCCAAGCATTGGACAG TGCTGCAGGAAGCTGTTAGCACTGGAGACCCAGAGATGGTTCAGTTAGTGCTTCAGCGCAGAGACTACCTCAAAGCCTCCACTGCTCTGGGAGGAGtgcctgagctgctgctgaagatCAAGGag tCTCCAGACTTCTACATGGAAATGAAATGGGAATTCACCAGCTgga TCCCTCTTCTGTCTCGGATATGTCCAAGTGACGTTTGTCGCATTTGGAAAAGCGGTGCCAGCCTTCGGGTTGACGCCACCCTTCTGGGCTTTGACAACATGACCTGGATCAGAGGCCGAAGGAGTTACATCTTCAAAGGAGACG ACTCCCATGCAGAGTTAATGGAGGTGAACCACGATGATGGCGTCGTCGACACTGAGCGCTTCAACATATCCCAAGAAATGGAAGAAGTCACGTTGGAGTCGATGCAGCCAGCTGAACAGGAAGTTGCCAAAAGATTGACAACACCTATTGTCAACACCTTCTTGGACACAAAGGATATTGCTTTTGAAAG atGCAAATCTGGGATTTTAGGTTGGAGAACAGACAAAACCGAATCGGTCAATGGATTTGAAGCAAAG gtttttaGTGTGAACAATGTAAACGTGGTCATCAGGACGAGGACGGAGCATTTAACAGACGAGGAGAAAGCCAGGATTAAAA GTGAAAGGAATGTTTTAGAGTCTTTGCTGGGGACTGTGGAGCAGCACATAAGTGCCCAGGGG AACCTAACTCTGGAGTATGCCACAGCCACAAACCCCACTGCGATCACTCCAGAGGAATATTTTAACCCCGACTTTGACCTGGGTGACAGGGACATTGGTCGTCCCATCGAACTGACGATTCGAACGCAAAA GTTCAAAGGAACACTGTGGATGAGTGAGGAGCATCCTCTGTCCCTGGTGGAGCAGGTGTCCCCCATCATTGACCTCATGGCTCGAACCAGTTCCCATTTTGCACGATTAAGAGACTTTGTAACCCTGAAGTTTCCCCCTGGATTTCCTGTTAAAATAG AGATTCCCCTGTTTCATGTGCTGAATGCCAGGATTACATTTGGTAATGTAAACAAATGTCGCACTGAAGAGGAGGCAGCAGCCACGCCGACGTCCTCGGAAGAAAGCGATGAAGTAGCCACAG CTACAACTCCATTTCAGGTGTGTCCCTCAGTGTTCGAAGTACCTCCGAATTATCACCGCCGAGGGGGCAGCCGCCACACCCCCATGTCCAACAATGATGATGAGCTTCTGCAGTATGCCATCCATCAGAGCCTCCTGGACTCACAAAGAGGCTCGGGCGAG gTGAGCTGGGATGATGCTAATGGAGAATTTTCACATCCAATGACAGGCAGCCATAGCGATGG AAGTATCCCTGAAGGGTTGCTGGTGGAAATCGGAGACAGCGTCAGCCCCGCGAGCTCTCCCTCTTCTTCCAGCCACGACTCGGACCTCCGCCTGGCCATGGAGCTCTCTGCTCGAGCTCAAGAAGAGGACGAGAGGATGAGGAAGCGGGAGGATGAAGAGCTGGAGCGGATACTGCAACTGTCGCTCACTGAGAAGTAA